The sequence CGACCAGCCGCTGTCCCATCAGCGGGGTGAGTTCGGACGGTTTGAGCACCACGACATTGCCGGCAGCCAGCGCCGGTCCGAGTTTGCGCGACGGAATGTTGAGCGGGAAGTTCCAGGGGGTGATCGCCCCGACGATTCCGACGGGTTCGCGCAGGGTGATGACGAGTCCCTCCCCCGGGGTGGGGTACGTGCTGCCGGTGGTGCGGAGCGCTTCACCGGCGTAGAAGCGCAGGTTCATCGGTGTGCGACCGACTTCCATGGTCGCCTCGGCCCGGGTCTTGCCCTCCTCGCGGACGAGTTCGTCGACGAGTTCGCCTGCCCGCGCCTCGAGGTGTGCGGCCGCGGCTTCCAGGATTGCCGCGCGGCGTTCCGGGGGCGTCGCGGCCCACTGCGGTGCCACCTTGGCCAGCGCGCTGACGGCGGCATCCACGTCGGCCTCGGTCGAATCCGGGAACACGCCGATCACATCGTCGTGGTCGGCGGGGTTGCGCCGCTCGAACGTCGCTCCGGAAGACGACGGAACCCACTGCCCGTCAATGAGATTGAGTCCCTCGATCATGACACCGTCACCAATTCCTCGTCGTCGTCCATCAGGTCGAACAGGTCGACGTCCTCGTCCGCCAACCGGGCAGGCGCGATCGACCGGCCGATCAGTTCTCGGGCCGCGCTGATCTCGTCGCCGCGGTCGAGCGTGAAGGCGCCGCGCACGACACCGCTGTCCAGATAGAAGGCGGTGAACTCGCCGTCGTCGGCGCTGCCGCGAAACACCAGGTCGGTGTAGCGGGCCGCGCCGGTGAACTGGATGTTCTTGCCGAACTGATCGGACCAGAACCAGTGCGCGGGGTCCACCACCCCGACGCGTCCGAGCATGAGGTTCGCGGTCGCCGCCCCCTGCTTGCTCGCATTGTCGAAGTGTTCGACGCGAACGTGCCTGCCTGCCGCGTCGGAGAATCGCGCTGCCACGTCGCCGGCGGCGTAGACGTGTGGAGTCGACGTCCGCCCCTGCGCATCCACGAGGATTCCGCCGTCGACGGCCAGTCCGGAGGCCTGCGCGACCTCGACGTTGGGGACGATCCCGATGCCCACCACCACGACGTCGGCCGAAATCACCTCTCCGCCCTCGAGGGCGATGAGCACGCCGTCCGGCCTGGTCGTCACGGTGTCGACCCGGACGCCGCCGCGGACGGTGACTCCGTTCTCCCGTTGCAATCGAGTGCAGACCTCGCCCATCTCGGGTCCGAGGATTCGAGCGAGTGGCACCTGGTCCGCTTCGAGAACGGTCACCTCGGCGCCCAGGGCTGTTGCAGTGGCGGCAATTTCGAGTCCGACGAACCCTCCGCCGATCAGCACCAGACCGACGCCGGGACGAAGGTGGGCGGCGAGCCGTTCGGCGTCGTCGATCGTCCTCAGGTAGTGCACCCGTTTGGGCGCAGGCCCGTTCACCGGCATCGTGCGCGGTCTGCCGCCGGTCGCGATCAGTACTGCGTCAGCCGCGATGCTTCGCCCGTCGGACAATTCGACCGAACCACCGCTCGCGTCGATCCGGGTCACCGTCGTGCCGGTGAGGAGCTCGACGTTCTGCTTGTCTCGCCACGCGTCGGGAAGCAGCATCAACGACTCGCGATCCTCCTGCCCGGCAAGGAATTCCTTGGACAGCGGTGGCCGCTGATACGGCGCGTGCGACTCGTCGCCGACGAGGAGGATCCTGCCGTCGAACCCTCGGCGT comes from Rhodococcus oxybenzonivorans and encodes:
- a CDS encoding NAD(P)/FAD-dependent oxidoreductase, whose product is MTLNTIVTIGAGQTAAVAARTLRRRGFDGRILLVGDESHAPYQRPPLSKEFLAGQEDRESLMLLPDAWRDKQNVELLTGTTVTRIDASGGSVELSDGRSIAADAVLIATGGRPRTMPVNGPAPKRVHYLRTIDDAERLAAHLRPGVGLVLIGGGFVGLEIAATATALGAEVTVLEADQVPLARILGPEMGEVCTRLQRENGVTVRGGVRVDTVTTRPDGVLIALEGGEVISADVVVVGIGIVPNVEVAQASGLAVDGGILVDAQGRTSTPHVYAAGDVAARFSDAAGRHVRVEHFDNASKQGAATANLMLGRVGVVDPAHWFWSDQFGKNIQFTGAARYTDLVFRGSADDGEFTAFYLDSGVVRGAFTLDRGDEISAARELIGRSIAPARLADEDVDLFDLMDDDEELVTVS